DNA sequence from the Oncorhynchus kisutch isolate 150728-3 unplaced genomic scaffold, Okis_V2 Okis07a-Okis12b_hom, whole genome shotgun sequence genome:
AGTCCTACTTGGTGCGACCGATGTAATGCATTGGTCTGAAGGAAAGTACAAACAAATGTACATTTAGTTTTTTTCCTGTTTTAAAATGTTGTACAGTAGTACATTGTAACTCAACATAATAGCGTAAGACAAAATCTTGCACACACCAGTATTTTGCCTTTGCTGTAAACGTTTGGTCCTGGAATATTTTTGTTCACATTTTACACTAGTATGGGGTTCAAACATCCACTACGGCTGCCCAGTGTTACCACAATACCCGGCAGGTGCTCACGTTGTGCACCGATACTaactacacacaaaacaaaacaaaagaatCACAAGTAAAATCCAGTCCAATTGGCCCCGTCAAAACAGAGACCTCTGTGATATTCAATTGTCAATGCAAAGTGCCTTCGTCAACAAGGCAACCCCCCCTCCGACAAGCCCCTCATTGATCGCCATTTTCGCTCAGGCCGTGCAGTAGACGGCCTCGTCGGGGTCCTTGTTGTCGTCGCCGCTGGAGGAGTGGCTGCTGAGGTCGGCCACGCCCGATTCCATGTCGCTGCAAGCCGAGGAGAGGTCGTCGGAGTCAGGGCCAGGACCCTTGGGGGGCCCCAAGGGCAGGGTCATAGCCGAGCCCGGGGGCCCCCCCTGGGAGGGAGAATAGCCCTGAGGGGGGCTAGTGAAGGGGCCATCTCCAGTGGGAGGAGCCAGTCCGCCTGGCCTGCATTCTTTGTCACACACTTTGTTGATCTTCCTCTGACCCGCATTACCCTTAGTTTGATCCGCTTTTGTCAGGATTGCAATCCTCTGGAAGATGGACAGATGAAAAAATGAATAGACAAGTGTTACTGGTAAGTCTGGGATAGAATATGAATGAATCACTATGTCTATAGACTACTAGCAGACTACTGTACATGTAACAGAAACCCTCCTGTTGAACGCCCCTCTGAGACACATTTTCTTTGGCTTGATGGTGTTTGCCCCCTCCCCTGTAAAAACCCAACGATATAGTTGTTAAAACAGAATAAACTAGTTAATAGTAATTCATAATGATATattgataaacttgtaaattGGCCTTAAAGAGCAGCGTTCATTGGGAGCGTTACGCGAGCGTGTCTGTATGCCTTGTTTGGTGCCCGGTTGGGCCGTCCCTCCCGGTGCTACCTCCTGGTGATTGGTCAGCTCCTCCTCCAGCTGCTGAGTCTCCTCCCTGACGGCTGTCAGTAAGTCGGTGGGCGTCTGGCGTGGGGGAGAGCTCTTCTCCATACGGTTATACATGCCCTTCCACATCCTTGGAGACAAGATACACTGTACTACAACTATTGAACAAACACTCTGGATCTAAACCGTAATACAACTATTGAACAAACCCTCCGGATCTAAACTGTACTACAAAGTAAAGTGCTTTCTACAACAGGCTTCCATCTGATGGGTTTTAACCCACAACCCTTCGTCTCAGATGTACCCAAAGAcacaaagtaaataaaaaccatTCAGTGTCCCAGTCCTAGCTTTTTCACTCGTTTTCCCAGTGAGTCTACTGAGAGGGTGCAGTAACTCACTTGAAGCAGTAGGGGGTGGTGTTTGGCCGTAGCATCCCCTGAGTCTGGGTGTGGTCAGCCCTGTACAAGGGGTTGGCGTACTGTGCCCTGTCCTTCCACAGCTGGGGCCACAGGGAGTGAGTCCTCTCACGCAACCTGACCAACGTTGGAGAAAACCACACCAGATGTGATACATGAGAGGGGTTACAGTACAGAAGAGCTTGCTGTAAGAAAGGCAGAGACCTGCATGGAATGGGATTGTAGCGGCCTTATGAACCACAAGGTTGTTAGCCCGCTGAGCTAACACAAGTATTTACGCCTCAGGCAAGGTTATTCGTGTAACACAAGCACGGTTCACTGAACTACCTCCGTCACATTGGCGCCCTCAGTCTCACCccatgtccctcctctccttctggcTGTTGCCCAGGAAGTTGCCGTACTGGCAGGAGTAGACGTGTCTGTGCAGCTGAACCAGGAAGCGCTCGTTGAACTCAAAGGCACAGgggaactgctctgacagctgccaCACACACTCCAGGAACTGGTCTATCACCGGGGACACCTCCTTAGGATCACCTTCCAGATGGTTGTACCTGCAGAGAAGGGAAGACTGCGGCTTAAAACACTTTCATAAGGGGtttaaagtggcaatcagcagtagaaacaataacaaagtggtcTCCCTGCCTCTGGTTTGGTGAAAAGCTGAGGGATGTTAcccctctcaaattcatagacagagctatggatgcgaGGAATGACCGTCCTTGATaacaaaattatagttttaaccatgtttggaGGCTACATAGTGTTTGTTTACGTTTTCTTTGTTTACAAACGTTGGAGAAAAATAAGCTTACATTTTTTAACTGTTGATTGCTCCTTTTAAGCAGATTTAAAGAACTGTGAGGGAAGTGTTATGTATCGACTCAATGCTACTTTCTAATAACTAATTAGAAAGGTTCATGCATGTGACTGACTGATCGTGTAtggaggaatcctcactatcactGTTCCTCAACTTAGCAGTATGCCCAGAATATTGCTATGGGAACAACCGAGGTATCGCAGAGACAGAGAGCCTCGTGAGGTATTGCTCAGTCACAGCTGAGCTGAGGTATTGCTCAGCTCAATCACTGGTAGTGATGaattaattatgctaaatcatgcaaatacaACTTGTCTGTGTTTTGCCGTTTATTAGACAACTGCTGGGACAGCCCCAGCAGAGCTTCTAATAGACCTGTACGGTGTGCAGAGTTTGTTGTaacctctccagcttgctgataATAAAGAGTGATTCATTTTAAGACTGGCTTTAGGTGTCCCTGGTGTTGAATTTCCACCACAGAACAATAGGTCATCCTGGGGCGTTGTCATGGCAATTTTATACCCCACTGGTTAAACAGTAATGCCTCTTGGCAACTGTATCAAGGTCAGGTGCCTTTTTAATCTAGCCAATGACTTCAGCTGATAAGAGAACATGCACAGACTGGAGTGGAACACATCAAAGATGTAGAATAACTCTACTTCACCAATCCTAACTGAAACCCGAGACGGATAGTCGCTGCTAAAGCAGCTGAATTTCACAGGGGTTATGATCTGACCTGAGCGCAGCACACATGGCGGGAACACGTGGCGAGAGGATCTGAAAGCGCTGGCGGCGGACACGGTTCGTAGGTCGGACATGCCGTATGTTGTCTGTGACAAATGCACTTCTCGTTCTGATGAAGGACTCTACTTGAGAAGGTAAAATGCATGGCACTGCAGGGATCTTCATTCTACCAAACGGTAGAGTTAGGAGTTGGGTTCTTAGACAAACGTGTGGGACGGACTGACCTGTGTGAAAACTTGTGACCGAACGACACCCAGTCCCTCTCGATTAGCAGCTAAAAGATAAaagacaggaagaagagatgaagtCTTTCTTTCACCCGacgggccagtttcccagaccaaGACGATGTCCTGGACTAAAGCACATACTTCATGGAGACGCCACGGTCCGGACAACTGGCCCCACGTGTGCTAACTAGATCTCTGGATTGGATCACAGTAGAAGAGGGTCTGTACGTGCCATGACGTAGACTCTAGATAGTGTGTGATGAACGGATGCTAAAGCCTTACCATGAGTCCCTTCATAGTCCTGTAGTAAGGCTCCAGGAGAACACTGGCTACAGAGCAGGCCTGGGCCGTCCTGTCCCAACCGTCCGAACAGTGGACCACCACACTGATACCCTCCTCCGCAACCgcctacacacacatcacagtatGACATTATTGAAATTTAtacccattgtgtgtgtgtgtgtgctcgcgcgcCCTTCCCAGTGTGTATCACCTTGGCGATGAAGACGCCTGCGTCCAGCACGGCTTTGATGTGCTTCAGCCAACCGGAGCTCTCCAGCCCCCACAGGAAGTCGCCCATGGAGGGAGTCTTGAGCTCACCCACTATAGGGTCAACACAGGAAGAGAGGTCATGTCattcatacacacatacaatgtGGGACATTCACAAGCCAACCTAAAGGAATGCATGAACCTGACAACTATGTGCGTGAACTGAGTAGGAATACTGACTGACGTTCAGTAGAACGTCGGCCTTGGTTGGAAGGGAAAGAGGAACTCATTACCGTCACTGATCTTCTGCTGGCTGTTCCTCATCACGTGGATGTTCTCGATGCCGATGAACTGCAGTTTGATGTTGGCATAGTGGTCCTCGTTCTCATAGCCTTTTCCAGCCGCCCGGTTGGCCATCGCATTCAACTGGAGAGAGATGATCATCATTATAACACAATACAGTCAAATACGTACTGTTGACGACATCATTACATGTTACATTTTAGTTTAttaacagacgctcttatccagagcgacttacaggagccattagggttaagtgtctcgctcaagggcacatcaacagacttttcacctagttggctcgtgGATTCGCACCAGTggcctttcggttattggcccaacgctcttgaCCTATAGGTTACAGTATATCAACACTTCCTGACCCCGGGGTCTATCTatggtgacctctgacctttgGCCTGGTGTCCACCACGTAGATGTAGTCGCTGCCCGGATTGGACTTCATGATGGCCTCCAGCATTTGTTCATCCTCCTGGGAGCGAGCGCTGAAGCCGGACAGGGGCTGACTACAGCGGCAGATAGCAGCCTGGGAGAAGAAGGGGTCAGAGGCTGAAGTGACTGGTGATGACATCCAGCTCAGATTTTAACACTACTCATACAGTGCTAGTATCCTGCGTGTGTCTTGGCATGCCAAGCGAAAGCCCACATTTAAACAGTCATGAAAGTCATTTGACATTTTTAAACAGAAAACACAATATTCCGACCCGTGACTGGTTCAGGTATAAGAATTAAACATGACGAATCACCTAAACGAAACAAACATAAAACAACTGTTCTCCAGAGTCAACCCACACCATTGACCCAGATAGTATGCCCCATCCACTCACTAGGGTATCCTGGTGGAAGTACGTCAGGACAGGTAAACGCCCTCGGCTCCGGAACTTAGAGCTCCCCACGATGACTGGAGGTGTGGCCGACTTTGGCACAAACAGCTCTGATGGGTACGTATCACACACCTGCAGGCAGAGACAGAAAGTCTTTAGAAGAGGAGGACTATACTACTAACCAGTGGTTGGAACCGGTTCACAGAACAGAAAACATAAAAATAGCAAAAAATGTCAAGGAACAGAAACGGAACCTAGAACAAAAATGAACCCaactgttccggaacagaaccggTTAATAACGTTATTTTACGTTTCCAGgcattttttttctctttctagTCCCACAACAAAACGCCTATGTAAAGCCCTTACTCTGTCACTCAAACGTagtccagtgtctgcctgcaaaCTGAAAATCTTTGCCTGTGCGTGTGCTTGTTTGGCTAACTCCACCCTACaaaagcataggctactgtattgACGTTGCAAGCTTGATTCAGAAGATGGGGAGATAGATTTTTAATTGGCTAGAGAAGAATGGATgaacttttttcaatgctgataaTTTAAGGCTAGTTATCACGtgtcacattggatttattaactgcAACATAGTAAGATGTTTATAATTCTGGTGCCGcactgcacacacaagcttgttagctagctagctcaaagaACATTCAAAGTTCCACTGATTGGCGAAGTAATTTTATGAGCTAACTGTTAAAAACTGTTGATTTCACAGGTTAAAAAAGGAACACAAAGGAACGATATAAACTGGTTCTTTGTTTGGCTTGGAACCGGTTGAGAACGTTATTTTGCTGGCCAGAACAGTGGAATGAAACTATTTTTTTTCTATTCTGTTCAGAACGAAACGATTGGAAAATTATTTCAGTTCCAACCCCTGCTACTAACCCAATACTCAATATCAGACCCAGACTGAACAACCCCAGTACTCAACATCAGATCAGGACTATAACTAACTCAATACTCTATCAAAACCAGAAAAATCAACAGAGGactgtactaaccctgtactcAATATCTGATTAGGACTATAGTGGTTAAAATCAGAGGAGGactgtactaaccctgtactgACCATCTGATTAGGACTATAGTGGTTAAAATCAGAGGAGGactgtactaaccctgtactaaccatCTGATTAGGACTATAGTGGTTaaaaccagaagaggactgtaaTACTACTAACCCTGTACTCGCTGTTGGCTGGCGTGCTGACCCAGAGGTTGTTGGGCACGCCCATGCGTCTGTAGTCCGCCTGCAGGTCTAGGAAACTCCAggactcctccctctcctccttgttAGCGTTGGGATTGATGGACAAGCAGTAGAGCTCGCTATATTTCTCTGGGCAAAACAGATAGAAACAAATGATCATATTTGATCATTAATCATGTTAAAATCAGCTAAAATCATTTTGGGATCGTATTGAAGGACGAGCAGTAGAGCTCACAGTAAATCTCTTGTGGACAACAGAGAAACAATACAGCAGTCTATCAAAGGATCATACGATGATTCAGATTCATTTAACCACTACACAATAAATGATTCAGATTAATTTAACCACTACACAATAAATAATTCAGATTCATTTAACGACTACACAATAAATGATTCAGATTCATTTAACGACTACACAATAAATGATTCAGATTCATGTAACCACGACACAATATGACTTATCGTATGATAACACAATACAGTGCCTCCTactatgtatatttttttaaattattttttaccaGAGGAAAAAGTGCCtcctactgtgtatatatatatatattttattattttttaccagaGGAAAAAGTGCCtcctaccatatatatatatatatattttttttttttttaccagaggaaaaagtgcctcctactggccctccaatacAACTTCTAGcaccatctggtctcccatccaggaccaacacTGCTTAACTTCAGAGGCAAACCAGCAGTGGCCAGGTGGTATATTCCTGGCAGTACCTCCTTGTTCCATTCCAGTTCAAAGAGTTGTGTCCCTACTGAACAGGACCCACCTGGGCGAGAGAGGCGTGCCAGCGAGGCCTGGACATCCATGGCGTCCCTCTCCTGGGGGATGAGCAGCTGAACCACCTGGAAGTTCTTAGTGTGGACAACCAGGTGGCTTCCTGAAGGGGTGGTTGGCGGCCGCTCCACACTGGCCACCATGCTGTGGAGCACCTGTCAATGACAACCCAGAACTCTCACAGACGGTCCCAATTCGCTCCCCTCTCCTTGGCAACAACTAACCCTTTGACGT
Encoded proteins:
- the mtmr7b gene encoding myotubularin-related protein 7b isoform X2, yielding MMEHIRTPKVENVRLIDRTAPRKAMVGTLYLSATHTIFVENNPETRRETWVLHSMVASVERPPTTPSGSHLVVHTKNFQVVQLLIPQERDAMDVQASLARLSRPEKYSELYCLSINPNANKEEREESWSFLDLQADYRRMGVPNNLWVSTPANSEYRVCDTYPSELFVPKSATPPVIVGSSKFRSRGRLPVLTYFHQDTLAAICRCSQPLSGFSARSQEDEQMLEAIMKSNPGSDYIYVVDTRPKLNAMANRAAGKGYENEDHYANIKLQFIGIENIHVMRNSQQKISDVGELKTPSMGDFLWGLESSGWLKHIKAVLDAGVFIAKAVAEEGISVVVHCSDGWDRTAQACSVASVLLEPYYRTMKGLMLLIERDWVSFGHKFSHRYNHLEGDPKEVSPVIDQFLECVWQLSEQFPCAFEFNERFLVQLHRHVYSCQYGNFLGNSQKERRDMGLRERTHSLWPQLWKDRAQYANPLYRADHTQTQGMLRPNTTPYCFKMWKGMYNRMEKSSPPRQTPTDLLTAVREETQQLEEELTNHQEVAPGGTAQPGTKQEDCNPDKSGSN
- the mtmr7b gene encoding myotubularin-related protein 7b isoform X1, producing MMEHIRTPKVENVRLIDRTAPRKAMVGTLYLSATHTIFVENNPETRRETWVLHSMVASVERPPTTPSGSHLVVHTKNFQVVQLLIPQERDAMDVQASLARLSRPEKYSELYCLSINPNANKEEREESWSFLDLQADYRRMGVPNNLWVSTPANSEYRVCDTYPSELFVPKSATPPVIVGSSKFRSRGRLPVLTYFHQDTLAAICRCSQPLSGFSARSQEDEQMLEAIMKSNPGSDYIYVVDTRPKLNAMANRAAGKGYENEDHYANIKLQFIGIENIHVMRNSQQKISDVGELKTPSMGDFLWGLESSGWLKHIKAVLDAGVFIAKAVAEEGISVVVHCSDGWDRTAQACSVASVLLEPYYRTMKGLMLLIERDWVSFGHKFSHRYNHLEGDPKEVSPVIDQFLECVWQLSEQFPCAFEFNERFLVQLHRHVYSCQYGNFLGNSQKERRDMGLRERTHSLWPQLWKDRAQYANPLYRADHTQTQGMLRPNTTPYCFKMWKGMYNRMEKSSPPRQTPTDLLTAVREETQQLEEELTNHQERIAILTKADQTKGNAGQRKINKVCDKECRPGGLAPPTGDGPFTSPPQGYSPSQGGPPGSAMTLPLGPPKGPGPDSDDLSSACSDMESGVADLSSHSSSGDDNKDPDEAVYCTA